A DNA window from Pseudomonas wuhanensis contains the following coding sequences:
- a CDS encoding GNAT family N-acetyltransferase, protein MSQIDIRQVTADDHAAWLPLWQAYLRFYNTELPDAVTRSTWQRLLDPSEPTHGALAWADGKAVGMVHFIYHRSNWSIENSCYLQDLLVTPETRGTGVGRQLIEFVYTTAKADGCCKVHWLTHETNATAIQLYERIAERPGFIQFRHAL, encoded by the coding sequence ATGAGTCAGATCGACATCCGCCAGGTCACCGCCGACGATCACGCCGCCTGGCTGCCGTTGTGGCAAGCCTACTTGCGCTTCTACAACACCGAACTGCCCGACGCTGTCACCCGGAGCACCTGGCAGCGCCTGCTCGACCCGAGCGAACCGACCCACGGGGCGCTGGCCTGGGCCGATGGCAAAGCGGTGGGCATGGTGCATTTCATCTACCACCGCTCGAACTGGAGTATCGAAAACTCCTGCTACCTGCAAGATTTACTGGTGACGCCCGAAACCCGTGGCACCGGTGTCGGTCGGCAACTGATCGAATTCGTCTACACCACGGCCAAGGCCGATGGCTGCTGCAAGGTTCATTGGTTGACCCACGAAACCAACGCCACCGCGATCCAGCTCTATGAGCGTATCGCCGAGCGTCCCGGTTTCATCCAGTTTCGCCACGCCCTATAA
- a CDS encoding FMN-binding negative transcriptional regulator has product MYTPSNFAIDDLNELHQQILGTRLAVLVTRGEQGLQASHLPLLLNVDQGPNGTLYGHLARANPQWRELQNGAEALVIFAGADAYVSPGFYPSKAEHGKVVPTWNYVAVHAYGMAEVFTDADRLRNLVSALTDRHEAGRANPWKVADAPTDYIDGMLKAIVGFALPIQRLEGKRKLSQNRNAADIAGVREGLSASPDVHDQALAHLMR; this is encoded by the coding sequence ATGTACACGCCCAGCAATTTCGCCATCGATGATTTGAATGAACTGCATCAGCAGATACTCGGCACTCGCCTGGCGGTCTTGGTCACCCGGGGTGAACAGGGCCTGCAAGCCAGTCATCTGCCGCTGCTGCTGAATGTTGACCAAGGCCCGAATGGCACCCTCTACGGGCACCTCGCCCGGGCCAACCCTCAATGGCGGGAATTGCAGAACGGCGCCGAGGCGCTGGTGATTTTTGCGGGTGCGGATGCTTACGTCAGCCCGGGGTTTTACCCGAGTAAAGCCGAGCATGGGAAAGTTGTGCCAACCTGGAACTACGTCGCCGTACACGCCTATGGCATGGCCGAAGTTTTCACCGACGCCGATCGGTTGCGCAATCTGGTCAGCGCCCTGACCGATCGTCATGAAGCGGGCCGTGCTAATCCGTGGAAAGTCGCCGATGCCCCCACCGACTACATTGACGGGATGCTCAAAGCCATCGTCGGTTTTGCCTTGCCGATCCAGCGTCTGGAGGGCAAACGCAAGCTCAGCCAGAACCGCAATGCTGCAGACATCGCCGGTGTGCGCGAGGGGCTGTCCGCCAGCCCTGATGTGCATGACCAGGCCCTCGCCCACTTGATGCGTTAA
- a CDS encoding PLP-dependent aminotransferase family protein — protein MPNPPLPSSFNPAGIELDRRQGLSRQLYQALRMRVLDGRLTSGTRLPASRDLAAALSISRNSVVRAYDQLYAEGFIEGRVGDGTYVAQLPQATVPVKKLSTKVSTGFSTGLPTALSTNWLDLPVVSSSKVIHSGALGRVEKNHLALPPSGPPRAFRVGVPAFDLFPFEVWAKLNAAFWRKPDLQQLCYGDPAGDARLRGLIAAYLRSSRGMQCSAEQIVITSGAQQGISLCAQLLVEPGDGVGIENPGYRAAGHAFAVAGARLHGIAVDSEGIDCTELAGLSDCRLAYVTPSHQYPTGVVMSLARRLELLTWAERTQGWIVEDDYDGEYRYSGAPLAPLAALDRQGRVLYVGTFGKVAFPALRLGYLVLPPGLVEAFSQRRAVDVRHSEVSTQAVMAEFMAAGHFQRHIRRMRRAALSRRNVLLDGWPRGIPGVGKLPSVAAGLHLTVRVDSVARERELIEQATSVGVEVNGLSSYWLPDTTLPEDQRAGLVLGFAAVPETAIESALARLREVWLPV, from the coding sequence ATGCCGAATCCGCCGCTTCCCTCGTCGTTCAATCCGGCGGGTATCGAACTCGACCGCCGCCAAGGTCTGAGTCGTCAGCTCTATCAAGCGTTGCGAATGCGTGTGCTCGACGGACGATTGACCAGCGGCACACGACTGCCGGCCAGTCGCGATCTGGCGGCGGCGTTATCGATTTCCCGCAACAGCGTGGTCCGTGCCTACGATCAGCTTTACGCTGAGGGCTTCATCGAGGGGCGTGTTGGCGACGGGACTTATGTCGCGCAATTGCCTCAAGCCACGGTACCGGTAAAAAAATTATCCACAAAAGTATCCACAGGGTTTTCAACAGGGTTACCCACAGCCTTATCCACAAATTGGCTGGATTTACCTGTGGTTTCATCCAGTAAAGTTATCCACAGCGGTGCTTTGGGCCGGGTTGAAAAGAACCATTTGGCCTTGCCTCCCAGTGGTCCGCCTCGAGCATTTCGTGTCGGCGTACCGGCCTTTGATCTATTTCCTTTCGAGGTCTGGGCCAAGCTGAACGCGGCTTTCTGGCGTAAGCCGGATTTACAGCAACTGTGTTACGGCGACCCTGCGGGTGATGCACGATTACGTGGGCTGATTGCTGCGTACTTGCGCAGTTCGAGGGGCATGCAGTGCTCCGCTGAGCAAATAGTGATCACCAGTGGCGCGCAACAGGGGATTAGCCTTTGTGCACAGTTGCTGGTGGAGCCTGGCGACGGGGTGGGCATTGAAAATCCGGGGTATCGAGCGGCGGGTCATGCGTTCGCTGTAGCCGGCGCGCGATTGCACGGGATAGCGGTGGACAGCGAGGGGATTGATTGCACCGAATTGGCGGGGCTCAGCGATTGTCGATTGGCTTACGTCACGCCGTCGCATCAGTACCCGACCGGAGTGGTCATGAGTCTGGCGCGGCGCCTTGAATTATTGACCTGGGCCGAACGCACCCAAGGCTGGATCGTCGAGGACGACTACGATGGCGAATACCGCTACAGCGGCGCACCGCTGGCGCCGTTGGCGGCACTCGACCGGCAGGGGCGGGTGCTGTATGTCGGGACGTTCGGCAAGGTCGCATTCCCGGCATTAAGACTGGGTTACCTGGTGTTGCCGCCCGGATTGGTTGAGGCGTTCTCCCAGCGTCGTGCGGTGGACGTGCGGCACTCGGAGGTCAGCACTCAAGCGGTCATGGCTGAGTTCATGGCGGCCGGGCATTTCCAGCGACACATCCGGCGTATGCGCCGTGCTGCGTTGAGTCGGCGTAACGTTTTGCTTGATGGCTGGCCTAGAGGTATCCCGGGCGTCGGTAAGCTGCCCAGTGTGGCGGCCGGTTTGCACCTGACGGTACGTGTCGACAGCGTGGCCCGTGAGCGCGAATTGATCGAACAAGCCACCAGCGTCGGGGTGGAGGTCAATGGACTGAGCAGTTATTGGCTGCCGGACACGACGCTCCCCGAGGACCAGCGAGCTGGGCTGGTCCTGGGGTTCGCCGCAGTGCCGGAGACGGCTATCGAATCGGCACTGGCAAGGCTCAGAGAGGTCTGGCTCCCGGTGTGA
- a CDS encoding polyamine ABC transporter substrate-binding protein yields the protein MNRLKRLAPMLCATVFSGAIHAEERTLRVYNWFDYITPKALEDFKAQNTQTKLVYDIFDTNEALEAKLLTGNSGYDVVVPSNVFLAKQIEAGVFQPLDRSKLPNWNHLDPKLMKLIEANDPGNKFAVPYMYGTILIGFNPDKVKAALGDNAPLDSWDLIFKEENISKLKQCGVALLDSPSEILPLALQHLGLDPNSKKPADYAKAEALLMKIRPYITYFHSSKYMADIANGDICVAVGYSGSFSQAANRAKEAKNGVIVDMRLPKEGAPIWFDMLAIPKGAKNPEDAYTFINYLLQPQVIAPVSDFVGYPNPNKDATEMVDPAIRNNPNLYPTEAAMSTLYTLQPLPRDAERARTRAWTKIKSGT from the coding sequence ATGAACCGACTCAAGCGTCTCGCTCCAATGCTATGCGCCACAGTGTTCAGTGGCGCCATTCACGCAGAAGAACGTACTTTGCGGGTGTACAACTGGTTCGACTACATCACCCCCAAAGCGCTGGAAGATTTCAAGGCCCAGAACACCCAGACCAAACTGGTCTACGACATCTTCGACACCAACGAAGCGCTCGAGGCCAAGTTGCTGACCGGCAACTCCGGCTACGACGTGGTGGTGCCATCCAACGTATTCCTCGCCAAGCAGATCGAAGCCGGGGTATTCCAGCCGCTGGACCGCAGCAAACTGCCGAACTGGAACCACCTCGATCCGAAGCTGATGAAGCTGATCGAAGCCAACGACCCGGGTAACAAATTCGCCGTGCCGTACATGTACGGGACCATCCTGATCGGCTTCAACCCGGACAAGGTCAAGGCGGCTTTGGGCGACAACGCACCGCTGGACAGCTGGGACCTGATCTTCAAGGAAGAGAACATCAGCAAGCTCAAACAGTGCGGCGTAGCCCTGCTCGACTCGCCATCGGAGATCCTGCCGCTGGCCCTGCAACACCTGGGCCTGGACCCCAACAGCAAGAAGCCGGCGGACTACGCCAAGGCTGAAGCGCTGCTGATGAAGATTCGCCCGTACATCACCTACTTCCATTCGTCCAAGTACATGGCCGACATTGCCAACGGTGACATCTGCGTGGCGGTCGGTTACTCCGGCAGCTTCTCCCAGGCCGCCAACCGCGCCAAGGAAGCCAAGAATGGCGTGATCGTCGACATGCGCCTGCCTAAAGAAGGCGCGCCGATCTGGTTCGACATGCTCGCCATTCCGAAAGGCGCGAAAAACCCGGAAGACGCCTACACCTTCATCAACTACTTGCTGCAACCCCAGGTGATCGCACCGGTCAGCGATTTCGTCGGCTACCCGAACCCGAACAAGGACGCCACGGAAATGGTCGATCCGGCAATCCGCAACAACCCGAACCTGTACCCGACCGAAGCAGCGATGAGCACGCTCTACACCCTGCAACCGTTGCCTCGCGATGCCGAACGGGCACGGACCCGCGCCTGGACCAAGATCAAGTCAGGGACCTGA
- a CDS encoding AraC family transcriptional regulator has product MLHSHLTTLNAVSLVLNTFKAEGLSSEALLAGSGISAADLSRADTRITTNQEMLVCANAVALRRDIGLELGRRMHVSSYGMLGYALLTSATLGDALRLALHYPALLGTLFELSLEEEDERIWLTAGDYRENPALAPFNVEFCLVSMKVTCEDLLGHPLPLLGARFEHPAPDYQTRYAERFDCPLQFDAVSNAFAFDKRWLEQPLPLADAITHQAMTERCRKQNTEFTGRQAWLGRIRQLLAAQLSAAPGLDGLAEQLNCSARTLRRHLKDLGCSYQELLDELRFEQAKRMLCEDQLPIYRIAEALGFSETASFRHAFVRWSGVAPSQFRP; this is encoded by the coding sequence ATGCTCCACTCCCACCTCACCACCCTCAATGCCGTCTCCCTGGTGCTCAACACCTTCAAGGCTGAAGGCCTGTCCAGCGAGGCGTTACTGGCCGGCAGCGGCATCAGCGCGGCGGATCTGAGCCGGGCGGACACACGCATCACCACCAACCAGGAGATGCTGGTTTGCGCCAACGCCGTTGCGCTGCGCCGCGATATCGGCCTGGAATTGGGCCGGCGGATGCACGTTTCTTCCTACGGCATGCTCGGGTATGCCTTACTCACCAGCGCCACTTTAGGTGACGCCTTGCGGTTGGCGCTGCACTATCCGGCGCTCTTGGGAACACTCTTCGAGTTGAGCCTGGAGGAAGAGGACGAGCGCATCTGGCTCACCGCCGGCGACTATCGGGAAAATCCGGCGCTGGCGCCGTTCAATGTCGAGTTTTGCCTGGTCTCGATGAAAGTCACCTGCGAAGACTTGCTTGGCCACCCTTTGCCTCTGCTCGGCGCCCGCTTCGAACACCCGGCGCCGGACTATCAGACGCGCTACGCCGAGCGTTTCGACTGTCCCTTGCAGTTCGATGCTGTGTCCAATGCCTTTGCTTTCGACAAACGCTGGCTTGAACAACCGCTGCCTCTGGCCGACGCCATCACCCATCAGGCCATGACCGAGCGCTGTCGCAAACAAAACACCGAGTTCACCGGGCGTCAGGCCTGGCTCGGGCGTATCCGCCAACTACTCGCTGCGCAACTGAGCGCGGCACCGGGCCTGGACGGGCTGGCCGAACAGCTGAACTGCTCAGCGCGCACTCTGAGGCGACATCTGAAGGATCTGGGCTGCAGCTATCAGGAACTGCTCGATGAATTGCGCTTCGAGCAGGCCAAGCGAATGCTCTGCGAAGATCAATTGCCGATCTATCGGATTGCCGAGGCGTTGGGGTTCAGCGAGACCGCGAGTTTCCGACATGCGTTTGTGCGCTGGAGCGGCGTGGCGCCGAGCCAGTTTCGCCCCTGA
- a CDS encoding histone deacetylase family protein, with translation MLTIYSDDHHLHHGRCELMDGQLMPCFEMPSRADHVLARVQYRRLGPVEAPQDFGLGPIERIHSRDYLDFFKGAWARWTEFNTDGDLLPYTWPARTLRRIMPTSLHGQLGYYSFDGGAPITAGTWQAAYSAAQVALTAQAVIQRGARSAFALCRPPGHHAASDLMGGYCYLNNAAIAAQAFLDQGHKKVAILDVDYHHGNGTQSIFYERSDVLFTSIHGHPQAEFPFFLGYEDEHGEGAGEGFNFNYPLPAGSGWDSWSAALEQACKEIEKYGADIVVVSLGVDTFKDDPISQFKLDSPDYLAMGARIAGLGKPTLFVMEGGYAVEEIGINAVNVLEGFERAQ, from the coding sequence ATGCTGACGATCTACTCGGACGATCACCACTTGCATCACGGCCGTTGTGAACTGATGGACGGGCAATTGATGCCCTGCTTCGAAATGCCCTCGCGGGCCGACCATGTGCTGGCACGCGTACAGTACCGCCGTCTGGGCCCGGTCGAGGCGCCGCAGGACTTCGGTCTCGGGCCGATAGAGCGCATCCACAGCCGCGACTACCTCGACTTCTTCAAAGGCGCCTGGGCGCGCTGGACCGAATTCAATACCGACGGCGACTTGTTGCCTTACACCTGGCCCGCTCGCACGTTGCGCCGGATCATGCCCACCAGCCTGCACGGCCAGCTCGGCTATTACAGCTTCGATGGCGGCGCACCGATCACCGCCGGCACCTGGCAAGCGGCATATAGCGCGGCGCAAGTTGCGTTGACCGCTCAAGCGGTGATCCAGCGCGGCGCCCGCAGTGCCTTCGCCCTGTGCCGTCCACCGGGACACCATGCCGCCAGCGATTTGATGGGCGGTTATTGCTACCTCAACAACGCCGCCATCGCCGCTCAGGCATTCCTCGATCAAGGCCACAAAAAAGTCGCGATCCTCGATGTCGATTACCACCACGGCAACGGCACCCAATCGATTTTCTATGAACGCAGCGATGTGCTGTTCACCTCGATCCATGGCCATCCGCAAGCCGAGTTTCCGTTCTTTCTCGGTTACGAAGATGAACACGGTGAAGGCGCAGGCGAAGGGTTCAACTTCAACTACCCTTTGCCCGCCGGTTCAGGCTGGGACAGCTGGAGTGCAGCGCTGGAGCAGGCCTGCAAAGAGATCGAAAAGTACGGCGCCGACATCGTCGTCGTGTCCTTGGGCGTCGATACGTTCAAGGACGACCCGATCTCCCAATTCAAACTCGACAGCCCGGATTACCTGGCGATGGGCGCGCGCATCGCGGGCCTCGGCAAGCCGACACTGTTCGTGATGGAAGGCGGTTACGCGGTAGAAGAAATCGGCATCAATGCCGTGAACGTTCTCGAAGGTTTTGAACGCGCTCAATGA